The following proteins come from a genomic window of Chroogloeocystis siderophila 5.2 s.c.1:
- a CDS encoding PIN/TRAM domain-containing protein, whose amino-acid sequence MLDAIIIISFIVAGAGIGYYSIELLPENVQQQVTNVEALRLVFAAFAALIGGAGGLSFQISYRRIEKQVREMPIEVILTRAIGLVLGLLIANLMLAPLFLLPIPADFSFIKPLIAVLGSIMFAFSGVSLADTHGPALLRLINFHNVESVLLAEGTLKAAATKVVDTSCIIDGRLETLLETGFLEGQILVPQFVLQELQQLADGAKDLKRMRGRRGLEILNRLKETYSDRILIHPVEYDDIPTVDAKLVRFAQEISGTLITNDYNLSKVASVQKVPVLNINDLVQAVRPTYLPGDSIDLKVLKEGKEPSQGVGYLEDGTMVVVEEGIGYVGGEVRVIVTSALQTTAGRMIFAKPQASALA is encoded by the coding sequence ATGCTTGACGCAATTATTATTATTTCATTCATTGTAGCAGGCGCAGGCATAGGTTATTACAGCATAGAACTGCTGCCTGAAAACGTGCAGCAGCAGGTGACTAACGTTGAAGCTTTGCGCTTGGTTTTTGCCGCTTTCGCCGCCTTGATTGGTGGTGCTGGGGGATTGAGTTTCCAAATTAGTTATCGTCGGATCGAGAAACAAGTCAGAGAAATGCCGATTGAGGTAATCTTGACGCGCGCGATCGGCTTAGTTTTGGGGTTACTCATTGCCAATTTAATGTTGGCACCATTATTTTTACTGCCAATTCCTGCGGATTTTAGCTTTATTAAGCCGTTGATCGCAGTGCTGGGCAGTATTATGTTTGCCTTTTCGGGAGTGAGTTTAGCAGATACTCACGGTCCTGCACTACTTAGACTGATTAACTTCCACAATGTTGAGTCGGTATTGCTAGCCGAAGGAACCCTCAAAGCAGCCGCAACAAAAGTTGTTGACACTAGCTGCATTATCGATGGGCGTCTGGAAACACTGCTAGAAACAGGCTTTCTGGAAGGACAAATTTTAGTTCCACAATTTGTTCTACAAGAACTGCAACAACTTGCAGACGGTGCTAAAGATTTAAAACGAATGCGAGGACGTCGAGGATTAGAAATTCTCAATCGTCTAAAAGAAACTTACTCTGATCGCATTTTGATTCATCCTGTGGAATATGACGATATTCCTACTGTAGATGCTAAATTAGTGCGCTTTGCCCAAGAAATTAGTGGTACGTTAATCACAAATGATTACAACTTATCTAAAGTTGCCAGCGTGCAAAAAGTACCAGTATTAAATATCAACGATTTGGTGCAAGCAGTACGCCCTACCTACCTACCTGGCGATAGCATTGATTTGAAAGTTCTCAAAGAAGGCAAAGAACCAAGTCAAGGTGTCGGTTATCTCGAAGATGGCACGATGGTAGTCGTAGAAGAAGGAATTGGTTACGTTGGTGGGGAAGTGAGAGTGATTGTGACAAGTGCTTTACAGACGACTGCAGGACGCATGATTTTCGCCAAACCACAAGCTTCTGCTTTGGCTTAG
- a CDS encoding allophycocyanin: MSIVKKLIVNADAETRYPSPGELEQIKILAKSGERRLHLAQTLTANRERIIKQAGSQLFQRRPDIVSPGGNAYGREMTATCLRDMDYYLRLITYAIVAGDATPIEEIGVIGVRQMYRSLGTPIEAVVESVRAMKNVTSTMMSAEDANEAGGYFDYLIGAMQ; encoded by the coding sequence ATGAGTATTGTCAAAAAGTTGATTGTAAATGCAGATGCTGAAACTCGCTATCCTAGTCCTGGTGAGTTAGAGCAGATTAAGATTTTAGCTAAGAGTGGTGAACGTCGCTTACACCTTGCCCAGACGTTAACAGCCAACCGAGAGCGCATTATTAAGCAAGCTGGAAGCCAACTATTTCAAAGGCGTCCTGATATTGTTTCTCCTGGAGGTAATGCCTACGGTCGAGAAATGACTGCAACTTGCTTACGTGATATGGATTATTATCTGCGTTTGATCACTTATGCTATTGTCGCTGGTGATGCTACTCCGATTGAAGAAATTGGGGTTATTGGTGTGCGTCAGATGTATCGGTCTTTGGGTACTCCAATTGAAGCTGTGGTTGAAAGCGTCCGTGCGATGAAGAATGTTACTAGCACAATGATGTCTGCTGAAGATGCTAATGAAGCAGGTGGATACTTCGACTACTTAATTGGGGCTATGCAATAG
- a CDS encoding pentapeptide repeat-containing protein, translated as MDANEVLKRYAAGNRDFRQENWQGISLIKANLSGVDLSGTNLRNSDLSGSDLSNANLNWASLKGANLKRTNLRGTKMPDGRLHNDLLASANYFG; from the coding sequence ATGGATGCCAATGAAGTTTTAAAACGATATGCAGCCGGTAACAGAGATTTTAGGCAAGAAAACTGGCAAGGAATAAGTTTAATTAAAGCAAATCTCAGCGGAGTAGATTTGAGCGGAACCAACTTACGAAACTCAGATTTAAGTGGCTCAGATTTAAGCAATGCTAATCTCAATTGGGCTAGTTTGAAAGGGGCAAATCTAAAGCGAACTAACTTGAGGGGAACAAAAATGCCAGATGGTAGGCTACACAATGATCTCCTAGCTTCTGCAAATTACTTTGGTTAA
- a CDS encoding orange carotenoid-binding protein, with product MTFTIESARSIFPDTQVANVIPATVESFNQLSGEDQLALLWFVYTEMGVTITPAAVGAANMIFAEKTLTQIQQMPAQEQTQVMCDLVNHTDTPICRTYSSFGTNVKLGFWYQLSEWMKQGIVAPIPEGYQLSAKAANVLQAIRQLEPGQQLTVLQDIVVNMGYTSSVDTQKIKEPAVPPQQVAPRTQINIEGINNETVLSYMENMNAFDFQKAVALFAEDGALQPPFQEPIVGQESILAYMHEECYGLKLIPEQGISEPTEGGFTLIKVTGKVQTPWAGDSVSINLAWRFLLNPQGKIFFVAIDVLASPQELLNMGFVK from the coding sequence ATGACGTTTACTATCGAGTCTGCACGTTCCATTTTTCCTGATACTCAAGTTGCTAATGTAATTCCAGCTACGGTTGAATCATTCAATCAACTTAGTGGTGAAGATCAGTTAGCTTTACTTTGGTTTGTCTATACCGAGATGGGAGTTACAATCACTCCTGCTGCTGTAGGGGCAGCTAATATGATCTTCGCAGAAAAAACCCTGACTCAAATCCAGCAGATGCCTGCGCAAGAGCAAACGCAAGTGATGTGCGATTTAGTTAACCATACTGATACTCCTATCTGTCGTACCTATTCGTCTTTCGGTACGAATGTCAAATTAGGTTTCTGGTATCAGTTAAGCGAGTGGATGAAACAGGGAATTGTTGCCCCTATCCCAGAAGGCTATCAACTATCTGCGAAAGCAGCGAATGTGCTTCAAGCTATTCGTCAACTTGAACCAGGGCAGCAACTTACTGTATTACAAGATATTGTTGTCAATATGGGATATACCTCATCAGTTGACACTCAAAAAATCAAAGAACCCGCAGTTCCTCCTCAACAAGTTGCACCCCGAACTCAGATCAACATTGAAGGCATCAACAATGAAACAGTGCTGAGTTACATGGAGAATATGAACGCCTTTGATTTCCAAAAGGCTGTGGCTTTATTTGCTGAAGACGGTGCCTTACAACCCCCTTTCCAAGAACCAATTGTCGGTCAAGAATCCATCCTGGCGTATATGCATGAAGAATGCTACGGACTTAAACTGATACCGGAACAAGGGATCTCTGAACCTACAGAAGGAGGGTTCACTCTGATTAAAGTGACAGGTAAAGTACAGACTCCCTGGGCTGGTGACAGTGTGAGCATAAATCTAGCATGGCGGTTCTTGCTCAATCCTCAAGGCAAGATTTTCTTCGTGGCAATTGACGTGCTAGCATCTCCCCAAGAACTGCTAAACATGGGCTTTGTAAAATAA
- the ftsH4 gene encoding ATP-dependent zinc metalloprotease FtsH, with protein sequence MPIKKPNTSRSRLIGNILLALPALLLLANFILPSFFGPQIPAVPYSLFIHQVQQGEVDRAQIGQNQIRFQLKTADDQVGTVFSTTPIFDLSLPKLLEEKGVEFAAAPPPKNGWFTSLLGWVIPPLIFVAIWQFFSRRGGGGPQGVLSIGKSKAKVYVEGESDKTTFTDVAGVEEAKTELVEIVDFLKTPGRYTQIGARIPKGVLLVGPPGTGKTLLAKAVAGEAGVPFFSISGSEFVELFVGVGSSRVRDLFEQAKKQAPCIVFIDELDAIGKSRSSGGFYGGNDEREQTLNQLLAEMDGFAAGDATVIVLAATNRPEVLDPALLRPGRFDRQVLVDRPDLSAREAILNIHAQKVKLGEDVNLRAIATRTPGFAGADLANLVNEAALLAARSQRQTVAQKDFAEAIERVVAGLEKKSRVLNDKEKKIVAYHEVGHALVGALTQGNGRVEKISIVPRGMAALGYTLQLPTEDRFLLDEAELRGQIATLLGGRSAEEIVFGSITTGASNDLQRATDLAERMVTTYGMSKVLGPLAYQQGQQAMFLTDGAPNPRRMVSEETSQAIDREVKDIVETAHRQALDTLKLNRDLLEAIATQLLETEVIEGEKLHSLLSQVQDGNLVQLTH encoded by the coding sequence ATGCCGATTAAAAAACCTAATACCTCTCGTTCTCGCCTGATTGGTAACATTTTACTCGCGTTACCTGCATTACTCTTGCTCGCAAACTTTATCTTACCTAGTTTCTTTGGTCCTCAAATTCCTGCGGTTCCCTATAGTTTATTTATTCATCAGGTGCAGCAGGGAGAAGTTGATCGCGCTCAAATTGGTCAAAACCAGATTCGGTTTCAATTAAAAACTGCCGACGATCAGGTTGGAACCGTGTTTTCAACGACACCCATTTTTGATTTGAGCTTGCCCAAGTTGTTAGAAGAGAAAGGCGTTGAGTTTGCAGCCGCGCCACCACCTAAAAATGGCTGGTTTACTAGTCTGTTGGGTTGGGTGATTCCCCCGCTAATTTTTGTAGCAATTTGGCAGTTTTTTAGCAGACGTGGTGGGGGTGGTCCCCAAGGTGTACTCTCGATTGGTAAGAGCAAAGCCAAAGTTTATGTAGAAGGAGAATCTGACAAGACTACCTTTACTGACGTAGCTGGGGTTGAGGAAGCCAAGACTGAATTAGTTGAGATTGTAGATTTCCTCAAGACTCCAGGACGCTATACCCAAATTGGGGCGCGGATTCCCAAGGGTGTGCTGTTAGTAGGTCCACCAGGGACGGGTAAAACGCTGCTGGCAAAGGCGGTCGCAGGAGAAGCAGGAGTACCGTTCTTTAGTATCTCTGGTAGTGAATTTGTGGAACTTTTTGTCGGCGTTGGTTCCTCGCGAGTGCGCGATCTGTTTGAGCAAGCGAAGAAACAGGCTCCCTGCATCGTATTTATTGATGAATTAGATGCGATCGGCAAGTCTCGTAGCAGTGGTGGGTTTTATGGCGGTAACGATGAGCGCGAACAAACGCTCAACCAACTGTTAGCAGAAATGGATGGGTTTGCTGCTGGTGATGCTACTGTAATTGTCCTAGCAGCAACCAATCGCCCAGAAGTATTAGACCCTGCACTCTTGCGTCCTGGTCGCTTTGACCGTCAAGTTTTAGTCGATCGCCCTGATTTATCGGCTCGTGAGGCAATTCTCAACATCCATGCCCAAAAAGTCAAGTTGGGTGAGGACGTGAATTTAAGAGCGATCGCAACTCGTACCCCTGGTTTTGCTGGCGCAGATCTCGCAAATCTCGTGAATGAAGCGGCACTATTAGCTGCCCGCAGTCAACGTCAAACTGTGGCACAAAAAGACTTTGCTGAGGCAATTGAGCGAGTGGTAGCTGGTCTTGAAAAGAAAAGCCGCGTTCTTAATGACAAGGAAAAGAAGATTGTTGCTTATCACGAAGTAGGTCATGCACTCGTTGGTGCTTTAACGCAGGGAAATGGTCGGGTTGAGAAAATCTCGATTGTACCCCGCGGGATGGCAGCATTGGGTTATACCTTACAACTACCAACTGAAGATCGGTTTCTTCTAGACGAAGCTGAACTCCGAGGTCAGATTGCCACTCTGCTTGGTGGCAGATCCGCAGAAGAAATTGTATTTGGCAGTATCACGACTGGTGCATCTAACGATTTGCAACGGGCGACTGATTTAGCAGAGCGAATGGTGACAACGTATGGTATGAGTAAGGTGTTAGGTCCGCTCGCTTACCAACAGGGACAGCAAGCTATGTTTTTGACTGATGGTGCGCCCAATCCCCGTCGGATGGTCAGTGAAGAAACGTCGCAGGCAATTGACCGCGAGGTGAAAGACATTGTAGAGACCGCTCATCGTCAAGCTTTGGATACGCTCAAGCTGAATCGCGACTTACTTGAGGCGATCGCTACTCAACTGTTAGAGACAGAAGTTATCGAGGGTGAGAAACTGCACAGCCTACTCAGTCAAGTTCAAGACGGCAACTTAGTGCAATTGACACATTAA
- a CDS encoding 2Fe-2S iron-sulfur cluster-binding protein — protein sequence MPKITAQGKTFECPQGANLRQVLLENGIELYNGATSAINCHGLGICGTCAVQIEGTVSEPEWRENTRRSLPPHSLAQNRRLACQTQVLGNVKVTKFDGAWGQGTQTVWTPQR from the coding sequence ATGCCTAAAATAACTGCTCAAGGAAAAACCTTTGAATGCCCTCAAGGGGCTAATTTACGTCAAGTATTGCTTGAGAATGGCATAGAACTTTATAACGGAGCCACTTCAGCAATCAACTGCCACGGACTCGGCATTTGTGGCACTTGTGCAGTTCAGATAGAAGGAACTGTTTCGGAACCTGAATGGCGCGAAAACACTCGGCGATCGCTGCCTCCCCATTCTCTAGCGCAGAACCGCAGACTAGCCTGCCAAACTCAGGTTTTAGGGAATGTCAAAGTCACAAAATTTGATGGCGCTTGGGGTCAAGGCACGCAAACTGTTTGGACACCGCAGCGTTAG
- a CDS encoding class I SAM-dependent methyltransferase translates to MWSLFGQIWPMSKILAMVMLQEPLAGRRILEIGCGIGLPSIVVKQLGGDITASDYHPLAQSFLLENTTLNSLAPICFKTGDWNTANLSLGKFDLIIGSDVLYEHQHIELISSFIDRHSSSQVDVIIVDPGRGSHRAFAREMERLGYMHSWTDLKDYPDRGIKPKGFILRFSRHTRSESDRHKINPKRSQAESLIHLHSK, encoded by the coding sequence ATGTGGTCTCTGTTTGGACAAATATGGCCAATGAGTAAGATTTTGGCTATGGTAATGCTTCAGGAGCCACTTGCAGGAAGACGTATTCTTGAAATTGGTTGCGGTATTGGTCTACCTAGCATCGTAGTTAAACAACTCGGCGGAGATATTACGGCTAGCGACTACCATCCTCTGGCGCAGTCTTTTTTACTTGAAAATACGACTTTGAACTCTTTAGCTCCAATATGCTTTAAAACTGGAGATTGGAATACTGCGAACCTGAGCTTGGGAAAGTTTGACTTAATCATAGGCAGCGATGTTTTATACGAACATCAACATATAGAGTTAATATCCTCATTTATTGATCGCCACTCTAGTAGTCAAGTGGATGTCATTATCGTCGATCCTGGGCGCGGATCTCACCGTGCATTTGCCAGAGAAATGGAACGTCTCGGATATATGCATTCTTGGACTGACTTAAAAGACTACCCAGATCGGGGTATCAAGCCGAAGGGATTCATACTTCGTTTTTCGCGTCATACTCGTTCGGAAAGCGATCGCCATAAAATTAACCCCAAACGAAGTCAAGCCGAATCACTGATACATTTGCACTCGAAATAA